gccagttacacgttcgtaaaacctcaaacgattccgaattaagtgaatgtgggggcgGGTTGATTgacgccggacactttatgCTTTATCCTGTCTAGTCATTTCATTGGTCAACTTATCTACCAATTATTTGTCAAGTTGGGCAAAGCAGCACAACGAGATCCACTTTTTATGGCAGAAATGTCATTCTCAAAGGTAGAGTCAGACCTTGAAATCCTCTCCCAGATTTTTACAGGAATGCAAAACGGAATTTTTGCATTCCTGCAAAAACATAAGTATTGTttccaaaaatacaaaatgggATGTAGACCTTTTCTGGCGGAGTTAGCTGTgtggaaagaaggaaaattgttCGACAATTCCTTTGCAATCATAGCAACCGTGGACCTTAGACTGTTCAGTACTGAGGTGGTCTCATTTTGTTTGATCTCATCAAACTGTACTTACTGTGAGGGATTTGCAATTTAAGAATTCTCCTCTCCATCAGTATCACACATTTTCAGTCTTGAGATTAATCATTGGAAAGGAAAACATCTGATGTGGATGTGAAATGGATATAACGTGGTGAGAGTGAGGCGAGAGGGCTACTTTAACCATTTAGTTAGCGGTTCAAAATCACCGGATCAAGCCAACGAACCTTTCACCTCTTAGAGGTCGTTGAATTGGCGACAGACTTTTTTACGAGAATAAAAAACCTGACTTTGTGGAACTAAAACTTTTCAACACCTCTAATATAAGGCGGACAGACTAGACCCTTTAAACCATCCTACCTATAATTACCATTACTTTACTGAAAATGGATTCATCTGAAAAGAAGCACatagaaaagagaatattttgaaatttctatctCTTTCTTCCACCCAAGATTCTTAAACAACATTCTCAAGCAGcgcagtgaagaaaaaaaagagaaaaagaaaggaaaattttgagtgagttttccttctatcgACGtaataaaaattgcaaaatggCTGTTCTATTCATTAAATTCGAGCGAACTTGGTAGCTTATAATTCTAATAATtcttataatataataaaaaggtAAGGCGCGTTCTCGtgcaaatcacaaaaaaatcgcTTTCTGCGAGACATTCGTAACGAAATGGGATACTGTCGTAGGACGAAAGGAAAGTACATGTGGCACTGGCCAAAAACCATTGCCCCGCCCACATTCGTGTCAGTGTTGTCTTCTGAGATGAAAAGAAGGGGGAGTGAATGGAATGTGGGCATCTTACGATATTTTGCTATGTTTACGATATATCATTACaaacaaactatttttttgaaagaaaaaacgatgtAAGCTACCAAAGATTGAACTTGAGCGTACCACAAGTATGGTGCAAATTATGCTATTAGATTGTGCTACAGAATTCGCCAATCCTACTTTCTCTACCTACATAAACTCATAAACCACGGAACCACTCACGAGTAGTCATCGTGCGTCACAACAGACACAACGTGTATTAGAATGCATAAAAAGCGCTAAACCAGTCGCTTATGGTTGTATACTGTACAACTAAGTGGAGCATGACCAGGCACACTTGAGCTAACGTGAAGCAACATGAGCTCGGCATCCGTAATTTTGAAGCGCAATCCTGCAATTTCAGGAAATCATTTCATATAGAACCTCATAGCTATTTAACTacatagaagtttttttttttcttagtgacGACGTAAGGGCAGATTGTTGTGGAAATTAGCACCCATGTAGgtgtttttatcgtttttaATTCCatatcatttcttctttttgaatcgCCTCGTTTTATTGTGAACACAACTTAATTAATCACTTTAAATCCCTGCTTAATATCCTCACCGCTATGCTGCAATAACCAACATTATAGGAACTATAGGGAAATACGCCCGTGGTCACACCTACGGATAGCTTTGAGTAGCGTATGATTGCCATAAGCCAGGTACTTTAGCCTCGAATATGGCTTGGATTTGGCGGGACAAAGGCGGGGTCGGTCGACCTCAACCGGCCGCTACCGCCTCATTACGTAATTCAGCACCGCAACACCTGGCATGGTGCCCAATAGCGTTGTTCTATTTCTGTCTCGTTCGATGCTCATAGTTTTCTCAAAGTTTTCTTATCCTTTACACTGGTTTTTTACAATTTGGACCAGCTTTGTCGTGCTCTTGAGGGGAAGAACACAATGACTATGagcatgaatttttttttcatgtggaggaatttttttttcatgtggaGAGGTTTTTTGGACAAACTCTTCGATGCATACCTCTGGTCATGTAGCGGAGTTTTTGGCACGAAGAGTTTTGTGCGTACACGTATTATCCCTATGGATCAAGCACTTATAGCCTCAGATTTGTGCTCTGCGGCGACGCTTTTCTTTCCACTCGCGGCGTCCCGCCCCTTGGCCCACGTCCAGGCTGTAACGAAGCGACGCGTTTGCTCCTTGGCAGCGTGCCAACTAGGTCCACGATCGCAGCGCTGGCCAGCCACGTCCTAACCCACATCCTGACGAAAGCCCGATCAACCCCTCCCTGGTCTATGCGCGCCCTGCCCGCATTGAATGCGATGTGCTGCATTGATGTAGCGCACATAGGTGGCCGCCACTGCCAGCAGAGCGCAGAGTGGTGGGCGACCGCCGTGTGTGCGGCAGAGACGCAGGGTAATCTTTCGGCTCCGCCCACAAGCGCCGAAACGGGGAGCACGCCAACCTCGCTAGTTCTGCCCCTCTAAGCTTTCACTATGGACCAATCGAGCATCTAAGATTATCGTATTCGCATCTGAACTTACTTTCGGTTCCCTCATACCCCATGTTTCCTTGTGTTTGAATTTCATTCCAGCTCGTGAGGCTTGCTGTCGGTTCTAGGATGATCCTTGAATCCTTTCTATTAGCGAACGCAGCATTTTTGTTGTATCGCTTCACGATCAGTTCTCCCACAGCGTGGTCATAGAGAGTGCAATGTACATCTCTGCGACGCTGCGCACATTCGAATTTCGCGCGCCGGTGACGTGTCTGTCTCTGCACGCCGCCCATCTCGTAGCTTTGATCTCCACTGATCAGTTCCTGGGTTTCTTCCTGTTCTAGTGGCAATTCGTAGACATGTTTCGTGTACGGGGTCATAACTGGTCAGTCGTTTTGCAGATCCCGAGAATGAGCGCCGTAGAGGAGAGAACTGCCGAGAAGAGGCCTTTGAACGATAAGGAGGACAGTAACGAGGTCGCCGCCAAGGAGCCACGAATTGAGAATGGCAAGACGGAGGTGAGTGAGACATACAGCGTCCGAGGCGAGAGATACAGAGTGACTGACAGCTTGCCAAATGGCAGCGTGCCATCTTGCTCCATTGCTGGGTGATAGAGAGCGTTGTACATTTTGCCGCACTTGAACTGATCAAGTCGCGAAATGGAGAAGCTTTGGATTTTATGGACTGTGGCTGGAAACTTACTGTTGTCGTTTCAGGACGAGGTGCAAGTGATAAAAGAGAAGTCAGTCAAAGGTGAGTCATTCATCCCTCTTGCGTAGAAGTTTCGGAGACCACATTGGCCTCTTATGCGTTTTGCGTTCATTGCGAAGACGATGCGGTGTGCAAGGCAGCAGTGAGAGGGAAGAGTGTGCCTGGCGAGGGTGGGCAGACAGCGCTAGCCGCTCCACAGGGACACAGAGGCCGACAAATGAACGCGCGCCGATAACAGCCGCAGCCCGCACAGACCCGCCAGTTGCAGCCATAATCGATCTACGATCGCTCTTTCTCGCTCGAGCTTTGTTAGAATTTTGGAGATGGAAATACGGTGGTTGGGTGAATGAATAGAGTAGCAATGATGTGCGAACGGGAACGATACGGGCATGCAAAGGCGTGAGTAGCGCGACCAACGGTTTCGTGAGACCATGCTCTTGCGATACGTTAGATTACGAAAGCACTGGGCTTTTACAGACATAGAGACAGTTGATGGAGATGATGAAGATGACGATGAAGACGTCGACGATGAGGAGGTGCACGACGAATCATCAGAAGGCGAAGGTGATGGATCAGAAGGTTAGCGGAGAAAAATCCGTATCGAAGTCCACCTGTTATGTTTATAAATGTTAAGGCGAAGGCGATGACGATGAGGGTGACTCAGGCGAAGAGGAAGATGGTGACGACGCCGAAGGCGGcgaggagagtgattgaaaTGTGGATGGCTAGGCTTCGTTGCTGTTGACGTCGTCGACCATCGCGTCGCTCTTCTCCCACATACACTCCTTCAGGGCGGGTCTTGTCCGGTGGTCCAGAACCCACCACTATTCAGTTCCTCAGTCGACCGACCACGCGCTTAACACTTTCACTCTCACTCAACATCATACAACTCGATCCCCGGCCGACCCTTGTTTGACTCTCATTTTTTGTTAACATgttctattttcatttatgtGCTGTTATGGCTGTATTAATGAATTCATTCAGTGAATTTTTAATGTTATCTTGTTCTAATTCTTAGCATTAAATAAACTTTTGTACGTTCTGTTATTGAAGGGAGCGACATAGTCGTTAgatgtgagagaaaaaaacgaaaaaatccgTCGAAATCATCATTATATTTCACATAGTATACTAGCGATTAACGCCCAAATGAATCAAATGCTGAGAAATTTAAACAACCTCAAAACACAGTTCGACTAAAGCAAGACAGTggtcgaaacaaaaaaaaacgaactagCATTAATTGTTGGCGAGAAAACGTTTGAGATGCATTTGCATTTGTTGTATAACTGTGATATTTATCGGACGTTATAAATTCTTGACTGATGAATGGCCGAATTAAAGCCATCAAGCTTCTGCACAAGGGACATGAGTTTTGGAGCTCAGAATACACGTTTCCTATCCGACAGTTTCTCTTTACTAATACTATCTTGATGTACTTCAATGGAAAATATTAGTTCaacaaattatttaacaacaatTTGTTCTATGTAATCGGTTCGAAAACCTCAAATATCTTAGTGTTCTAATTGtccaaagaagaaagaagctgCAGGCGAAGATGCTGTTTCCATGAGTGTGGATAGAATACACTGTCCTCGTTATCGTTGATGCGTACCGGCTGTTGACCGATGCGCCAGACGTGAGGCATACGTTGTGGCTAGGTGGAATGCATTTACAACTTACAATGATCTTGCCGCTGCATAACTCGAATGAAacctttttattataattgcCATTAAGACTACTTCCCAAGGCCTCTCGTGATTGATTTTGTTCTGCAAGTAGCGCTGTGATCGAAGTGTATGGTTGCAAGCAATGCATTTGACCTATGAATAACATCTGGACTCGAGTACTCCTGTCACCGCATCCACCACTCACTAAGCCGTCAAGATAGCGTGGTCGCTCCGTCAACAATAATGCAGGTCAGTGTAGCAAAGCAGCAATGAAGCGGTTGGAGCGCTGTTCATTTTGTAActaacatttgaagaacaggAGAACTTCCAAGTAAAATAAACTTAAGCTAAACAAAATAACCAGTTAAATTAGTTTGTGAATAGGAAGCAAATTAAAGAGAAGTTGTGATGAAGCGATCTTGTCTTCTTTTCCCTCAAATAATGTTGAATTTGGCTGTTCGAGGAAGAATAACATACCTTTCGATAATAATAAGATATGAATTCAGGATACAGGATAATTAAGCTCAATGAGCAgttacacttttttcaaaatacgtCTTATTATCAGCACAGTGGGTCCATctaactttcaaaatttcattttgaatgaATGACGTGACTATGGGTAGACGCAACTGGCACCATAAGCTCTCCTGTTTTTGTCAAGCGGTATTGTAACTTTTGTCAGCAACCAATAAGGTACAACCAACATTCAAACCTCGCCGTATATCCAGCGCAGAATAATTGCAGCTTTTTTGCTTGCTCGTACAAAGGATCAACGTTAACGCCAAACCCGTTCAGAAACAGTCTTAAGGGCATGATTGCTATGATACTGAAAATAAGCGACTGTACCAGCAGGTGAACGAGTTGAAAGTTTTCGAATTTGAAACGAAGCAGCGTCTACTATTTTAAATTAAGGCATACTTGAACATTAATAGAAACAGAAATACCAAATGGTCACATAATCCGTTCTTGTTGCACATGATTGAAACAAAGAAAGCAAGCTCAAGTGGAATTGGATGCGCCCTTCAGGACACCTCTTGATCAATCGCCTACCAGTCCGAGTCCGCGACTCCGAAACTCGTCCATTCTCTGGTACAATGTGCCACGCGAGCGTATTACTGCAGCGCAGTCACTGGTTAGCTCACAGCCTGAAAGCGATGCGGAACGAGAATTCCATCGCACTGTTTCTAACGCAGTCGTTTCACCGTAAGAATGGagacgtctttgattctggaccatgGCGACACGTGCACAACTGGTTATGGAAATTGTCTTACACTTTCCTCCTACTTCGCAAGAACAGCATCCACAGATGTCGACCTATATGCAGAGTGAATCCAACTCTGTGTGATTGTTCTGCAAGAGCCCAAGAGCAGAACGAGCGATGAAGGACTGATGAATGAGTGTACACTGGTCATTCATGTAGAAAATGTTTCACGAAATTTAGGCGTGTTGATATTTCTGCGCATCCATTCTCAGTACATGGTGTCATCTCGTCCGGCCATTATCCGCCTCtgcgctaaaaaaaaaaaaacttaccgACATCATCAGCTAATGAGTCCCAATTGGACGCGTTATACGAGGCGTTTGACGAAGTGATCCGCAACTAGAActcctacaaattcgttgtcagagacttcaacgcaaccGGAGAGGAGGAATACGGAATTGGAAGACTTGGATTAAGAGGCTGGAATGGAAACGGCAATCGCCTTGCCCACTTATCTCTTCCAtgggaattcttttttcatgaaaaaagatcatcgtcggtggacatggaaGTGGCCCAATGGCACCACTGCGGAGATTAACCTCATTTTCACCggccggaggtggtgtctacttaaCGTCCACGGTAATAGCACACTTTCGTAGTGGTTCTGATTACTGTTTCAGAGGAAAGCCGACTCAGCCacaagaaaagaacatctgtCATCGGCAGCAAATGAGGCAAGAAGTCGTGCACGATAATCGCATACTGAAGGACTGCTTTTCTCCAGGCGACTAGGGACTTCGAGGAGAACTAATTACTATGCCCTGCTCCTCAGTATTTCGAAGATGCACGACAAACTCtgatcgaatttcgaaaacCACTAAGGAAGGAGGACTTTGAGGCATGATCCGAATGGATCACATATCGAGCGGTTGGCGGCAAACACGAGCTGTAGAAAAGCTTTGCGGGAGTGCCTGGAAGCCCAAAAAGGACAAGTCTAAGCAAGTGTTGCAAGGATCCCTGCGAACTTGATGTTCAGTAACAGCCTTCCTAGGCGAAAACGAGATTCTCGCTCCTTTCATCGTGAGATATAACGAACCTTCTCCGTTCGTCACCTTTGTCAAGCTTTATCATCCCCGCTAGCGAATCTTCACTCCGCAATATTCCTTTGGAAGTGCGAGTTTGGAAGCGGTCAGAAGCCTGAAGTCTAGCACTGaatttatatcagcagacctTCTCCAGGCTAGAGGGTATCCTCTTCATTTACTTCTTGTAGCATCGTATTCCCAGAATGGAAGGTTCTCAAACCAGATGTAGATCTTGCGAGCTGTTTTTACCCATAAAAATGATGACCGAGAGAACCTTCGAAACTGCCGATCAATATGCTTAGTGAGCGTCCTATATAAGGTGCGCACGTCGAGGTGCTGAATGAAGTCCAAAGCAAGAGCAAGCCGTATTCCGTCAAGGTTTTAGGTGCATGGACCACATCCGGGCCGTGTCGAAGGTCATAGAGGATACTGTCAGCGTTGGCCGATCAACGTGAGAACACGTGCTATATGAGCACAGTAACCAATTGCTACGATTGCACCTACGAAATTCCATGAATGTGGAGAACGACTTGGAAGAATAACTGAATAGAAGTGAAAAACTAGACAACATCCACGACACGACGAACGATGAATGCAGCGCGGGCAGCATTTGCGGGCTTCAGGAAAGCCACGGGTCAAGTGGTGGCGCAGGAACTCCGAGTCCACATGTTCGACTCGACTGTTCTTCCAACGCTCTGTTACGGGTGTGAGACATGAGGTGCCCGTGAAAATCGGTAGACCGCTCCTAACTTCCCTTCAGCGCCTCGCGCTTCCGCGTAATCACGGCTGCcactccaccagctagacaacctccacgaccgcctgagatcatctAGACCCCGCCTCCTTATTGCTATCTAATCAACGctgcgcgcgacgttcgcgccgcgacgaagcagTGGATGCTGCGAATTTAGAGGGGAGAGGAGTGTAAAACCAATTGACGCAGCAAGTTCTGATGTACGAAAATAGTAGTGCAGAGAAATAGTACGAAAATAGATAGGGAATATAAGAATCAAAGATATGATTGTTGATAAGAGTGATATGCGTGTTCTACATTGACCTCACCTGATCAACTTCACACAAATAAAGataatctcaaaaagatgTTGCAGGCaaaggaataagaaaaataaaggaatataaatgaatatattttcatacacctcataatttcacatatttcaCGCCCAAACTG
This is a stretch of genomic DNA from Necator americanus strain Aroian chromosome II, whole genome shotgun sequence. It encodes these proteins:
- a CDS encoding hypothetical protein (NECATOR_CHRII.G6077.T1); protein product: MTPYTKHVYELPLEQEETQELISGDQSYEMGGVQRQTRHRRAKFECAQRRRDVHCTLYDHAVGELIVKRYNKNAAFANRKDSRIILEPTASLTSWNEIQTQGNMGYEGTESKFRCEYDNLRCSIGP
- a CDS encoding hypothetical protein (NECATOR_CHRII.G6078.T1), translated to MSAVEERTAEKRPLNDKEDSNEVAAKEPRIENGKTEDEVQVIKEKSVKDIETVDGDDEDDDEDVDDEEVHDESSEGEGDGSEGEGDDDEGDSGEEEDGDDAEGGEESD
- a CDS encoding hypothetical protein (NECATOR_CHRII.G6079.T1) codes for the protein MLFIGQMHCLQPYTSITALLAEQNQSREALGSSLNGNYNKKPQRMPHVWRIGQQPVRINDNEDSVFYPHSWKQHLRLQLLSSLDN